From a single Litorilinea aerophila genomic region:
- the xylB gene encoding xylulokinase: MTHLLGIDVSTTATKALLIDPAGEVVGVAATEYDFDTPQPLWSEQDPAVWWYATAQSIRTLLKQTGISGADVAAVGLTGQMHGLVLVDQEGHVLRPAILWNDQRTGRQCDEIRERVGKQRLIEITGNDALTGFTAPKILWVREHEPEIYRQAHQILLPKDYIRFRLTGRYATDKAGAAGTLLMDLRRRDWSPEILAALEIDPDLLPPTHEGPQVTGTIQESVAEQLGLQAGTPVVAGGGDQAAQAVGVGAVQEGIVALTLGTSGVVFATANQPYYEPEGRLHAFCHSVPGRWHLMGVMLSAAGSLRWYRDTLAPGTDYDTLLAPAADIPAGSEGLLFLPYLTGERTPHPDPLARGAFVGLTVRHSQPHMTRAVLEGVAFGLRDSFELMKGAGLPPIQQVRVSGGGARSALWRQILADVLDTELVTVNTTEGAAYGAALLAGVGAGVWPDVDAACGAAIQVTGSTTPNPQTVAQYGRYYQAYRDLYPALKATFTALAPQS; the protein is encoded by the coding sequence GTGACGCACCTATTGGGAATCGACGTTTCCACCACCGCTACCAAGGCCCTGCTCATCGACCCGGCAGGGGAAGTGGTGGGGGTAGCGGCCACCGAGTATGACTTTGACACGCCCCAGCCCCTCTGGAGCGAACAGGATCCCGCCGTCTGGTGGTATGCCACCGCCCAAAGCATTCGCACCCTCTTGAAACAGACCGGCATCTCCGGCGCCGACGTGGCAGCCGTCGGCCTGACCGGGCAGATGCATGGCCTGGTCCTGGTCGATCAAGAAGGCCACGTGCTCCGGCCGGCCATTCTCTGGAACGACCAGCGCACAGGCCGCCAGTGCGACGAAATCCGGGAGCGGGTGGGCAAGCAGCGGCTGATCGAGATCACCGGCAACGACGCGCTGACCGGCTTCACGGCGCCCAAGATCCTCTGGGTGCGGGAACACGAGCCGGAGATCTACCGGCAGGCCCACCAGATCCTGCTGCCCAAGGATTACATCCGCTTCCGCCTGACCGGGCGCTACGCCACCGACAAGGCCGGCGCAGCCGGTACCCTGCTCATGGATCTGCGCCGCCGGGACTGGTCGCCGGAGATCCTGGCCGCCCTGGAGATCGACCCGGATCTGCTGCCCCCCACCCACGAAGGACCCCAGGTCACCGGTACCATCCAGGAGTCCGTCGCGGAACAGCTGGGCCTCCAGGCCGGCACTCCCGTGGTGGCCGGTGGCGGGGATCAGGCCGCCCAGGCGGTCGGCGTCGGCGCCGTCCAGGAAGGGATCGTGGCCCTCACCCTGGGCACCTCCGGCGTGGTCTTTGCCACCGCCAACCAGCCCTACTACGAGCCGGAAGGCCGCCTGCACGCCTTCTGCCATTCCGTCCCGGGGCGCTGGCACCTGATGGGCGTCATGCTCAGCGCTGCCGGTAGCCTGCGCTGGTACCGGGACACCCTGGCGCCGGGCACGGACTACGACACCCTCCTGGCGCCCGCGGCCGACATCCCGGCGGGCAGCGAAGGCCTCCTCTTCTTGCCCTACCTCACCGGCGAGCGCACGCCCCACCCCGATCCCCTGGCCCGGGGCGCTTTCGTGGGGCTGACTGTCCGCCACAGCCAGCCCCACATGACCCGAGCCGTGCTGGAAGGAGTAGCCTTTGGCCTGCGGGACAGCTTCGAGCTGATGAAGGGCGCGGGCCTGCCGCCCATCCAGCAGGTGCGGGTCTCGGGCGGCGGCGCCCGCAGCGCCCTCTGGCGTCAGATCCTGGCTGATGTCCTGGACACAGAGCTGGTCACCGTGAACACCACGGAAGGTGCCGCCTACGGGGCTGCCCTCCTGGCCGGGGTGGGGGCTGGCGTGTGGCCGGATGTGGACGCCGCCTGTGGGGCCGCCATCCAGGTCACCGGCTCCACCACGCCGAACCCGCAGACGGTGGCCCAATACGGCCGCTACTACCAGGCCTACCGAGACCTCTATCCCGCGCTCAAGGCCACCTTCACCGCCCTGGCGCCCCAATCCTGA
- a CDS encoding L,D-transpeptidase, with translation MNDRHVIRHLAAWYRRTAILVITLTGLCWLFPEPVVQAQASQPPLERASQSVAPQALLPPLPFSRPQIGPVIKRGFQDDVDRRTTAFIPRSLDHLTPIEMPDTDEKWIRVDLSEQTVIAYEGRKPVRGFIISSGLPRTPTVTGTFRIRTKVRSQTMSGGSPELGTYYSLPNVEWVQYFYAEYAFHGTYWHNNFGQPMSHGCINMTNADAKWLFDWAGPVWDGKSIWMNSSKDNPGTLVIVHE, from the coding sequence TTGAACGATCGACACGTCATACGCCATCTGGCCGCCTGGTATCGGCGGACGGCCATTTTGGTCATCACCCTGACGGGCCTTTGCTGGCTCTTTCCGGAGCCAGTGGTCCAGGCCCAGGCCAGCCAGCCCCCCCTGGAGCGGGCCAGCCAATCGGTTGCGCCCCAGGCACTGTTGCCGCCGCTTCCCTTCTCCCGCCCGCAGATTGGACCGGTCATCAAGCGGGGCTTCCAGGACGATGTGGATCGGCGCACCACGGCTTTTATTCCGCGCTCATTAGATCATCTAACCCCGATTGAAATGCCGGACACGGATGAAAAGTGGATCCGGGTGGATCTCAGCGAACAGACGGTGATTGCCTACGAAGGCCGCAAGCCGGTCCGGGGATTCATCATTTCATCCGGCTTGCCCCGTACCCCCACCGTCACCGGCACCTTCCGCATCCGCACCAAGGTGCGCTCCCAGACCATGTCCGGCGGCAGCCCAGAGCTGGGGACTTACTACAGTCTGCCCAATGTGGAGTGGGTCCAATATTTCTATGCCGAGTACGCATTCCACGGTACCTACTGGCACAACAATTTCGGCCAGCCCATGAGCCACGGCTGCATCAACATGACCAATGCCGACGCCAAGTGGCTCTTCGATTGGGCCGGCCCGGTCTGGGATGGGAAGTCCATCTGGATGAACAGCAGCAAGGACAATCCGGGGACGCTGGTCATCGTCCACGAATGA
- a CDS encoding esterase/lipase family protein — protein MSHSVNPGRPLPTASSWGEAAVVTVMVPGFADDERCLTALQAALAQAGLPAVAISPQPSTGEVALEQLAGQLAEAIVARFGESRPLNLFGFSMGGLIVRYYLQILGGVERVQRLVTLATPHRGTWLGWLFRREASRQMRPGSAFLQELNRDLSPLERVQFTSIWTPLDLTIVPAWSSRLPVGRSQIVWAPFHGTLLQNPRVHRAVVQALGGRG, from the coding sequence GTGTCCCACTCCGTGAACCCGGGCAGACCGTTGCCCACGGCCTCCAGCTGGGGTGAGGCCGCGGTGGTGACCGTGATGGTGCCCGGCTTTGCCGATGACGAGCGTTGCCTGACCGCGCTGCAGGCCGCGCTGGCGCAGGCCGGCCTGCCCGCCGTGGCCATCTCCCCCCAGCCCAGCACCGGCGAGGTGGCCCTTGAACAGCTGGCCGGGCAGCTGGCCGAGGCCATCGTCGCCCGTTTTGGGGAAAGCCGCCCCCTGAACCTGTTTGGCTTCAGCATGGGCGGCCTCATCGTCCGCTACTACCTGCAGATTCTGGGCGGTGTGGAGCGGGTGCAGCGGCTGGTCACCCTGGCCACGCCCCATCGAGGCACCTGGTTGGGCTGGCTCTTTCGCCGGGAGGCCTCCCGACAGATGCGGCCGGGCAGCGCCTTCCTCCAGGAACTAAACCGGGACCTCTCTCCGCTGGAGCGAGTCCAGTTCACCTCCATCTGGACACCCCTGGACCTGACCATCGTGCCGGCCTGGAGCTCCCGGCTTCCTGTGGGACGCAGCCAGATCGTCTGGGCGCCTTTCCACGGCACTTTGTTGCAAAATCCCCGGGTCCATCGGGCCGTGGTCCAGGCCCTCGGGGGAAGGGGTTGA
- a CDS encoding S8 family serine peptidase — protein MQHWYRCLLGFCLFLNLFLSGARPVYGQAGSPGPAGAAVSPHLQERLAAADDPISFLVLLEEQVDATSLAVGASGAQFVGQDGDPVGRRIALYKALTATARRSQAPLRAWLEAHHIPYRAFYLVNMLEIWGTAETVAALQTFPGVARIVDNPALRQPRPMPAAGDGTLLPLSIRGQTLGATDVLTDVMVPYGVAYTHAPQVWEQGYRGQSVVVASADTGVQWDHPALLSQYRGWDSVTGQVDHTYNWHTASWPADWPLSICDNDPAVPCDDNGHGTHTVGTMLGQAPDGLTVWGMAPDARWMGCRNMQNGVGYPASYIDCFQFFLAPYPPGGDPMVDGRPELAPHIVNNSWACPPSEGCDVDSLRQAVETLRAAGIFVVSSAGNSGPDCKSVSNPIAIYDAAFTVGAHDAVGSLASFSSRGPVIVDGSGRLKPEITAPGVGVMSTYRGNSYRSLSGTSMAAPHVAGAVALLWSAQPALVGDVDRTQDVLLKSADPVALGECGDASSPTVPNPSYGYGRLDVAAAVEMARHPATVVITVTDRFETPLPGLQVILEDGFTGVRYRAQSQADGQAVVTHVYPGDYRITVDAGTRIFPIQWLRVEADGEHHLLLAEARTYFFPLVLVGSLEVCEAPCPTP, from the coding sequence ATGCAACACTGGTATCGCTGTCTCCTGGGCTTCTGCCTGTTCTTGAACCTCTTCCTTTCCGGTGCGAGGCCTGTGTACGGCCAGGCGGGAAGTCCGGGGCCGGCTGGAGCCGCCGTCAGTCCCCACCTCCAGGAGCGACTGGCTGCGGCCGATGATCCCATCTCCTTTCTGGTGCTCCTGGAAGAGCAGGTGGATGCCACGAGCCTGGCCGTCGGCGCATCCGGAGCGCAATTCGTAGGCCAGGATGGCGACCCGGTGGGCCGGCGGATTGCCCTGTACAAAGCGCTCACGGCCACCGCGCGGCGCAGCCAGGCGCCCCTGCGGGCCTGGCTGGAAGCCCACCACATTCCCTACCGCGCCTTTTATCTGGTCAACATGCTGGAAATCTGGGGAACGGCGGAGACGGTCGCTGCCCTGCAGACCTTCCCGGGGGTGGCCCGCATCGTCGACAACCCGGCCCTGCGCCAGCCTCGGCCCATGCCGGCGGCAGGCGATGGCACCCTGCTCCCGCTCTCTATCCGGGGCCAGACCCTGGGCGCGACGGACGTTCTTACCGATGTCATGGTACCCTACGGTGTTGCCTACACCCACGCGCCCCAGGTGTGGGAGCAGGGCTATCGAGGGCAAAGCGTGGTGGTGGCCAGCGCAGACACGGGCGTCCAGTGGGATCATCCGGCCCTGTTGAGCCAGTATCGCGGCTGGGATAGCGTAACCGGCCAGGTGGACCATACCTACAACTGGCATACGGCAAGCTGGCCGGCAGACTGGCCGCTCTCCATCTGCGACAACGATCCGGCCGTGCCCTGTGACGATAACGGCCACGGTACCCACACGGTGGGCACCATGCTGGGCCAGGCGCCGGACGGGCTCACGGTATGGGGCATGGCGCCGGACGCCCGCTGGATGGGCTGCCGCAACATGCAGAACGGCGTGGGGTATCCGGCTTCCTACATCGACTGCTTCCAGTTTTTCCTGGCGCCCTATCCGCCCGGCGGCGATCCCATGGTGGACGGCCGGCCGGAGCTGGCGCCCCACATCGTCAACAACTCCTGGGCCTGCCCACCCAGCGAAGGATGCGATGTGGACAGCCTCCGTCAGGCTGTGGAGACCCTGCGGGCGGCGGGCATCTTTGTGGTGTCATCCGCCGGCAACTCCGGCCCCGACTGTAAGAGCGTCAGTAACCCCATCGCCATCTACGACGCCGCGTTCACCGTGGGGGCCCACGATGCCGTCGGCAGCCTGGCCAGCTTCAGCAGCCGGGGGCCGGTCATCGTGGACGGCAGCGGCCGCCTGAAGCCGGAGATCACCGCGCCGGGCGTGGGGGTCATGTCCACCTATCGGGGCAACAGCTACCGCTCCCTCTCGGGCACCAGCATGGCGGCCCCCCACGTGGCAGGCGCCGTGGCCCTCCTCTGGTCCGCGCAGCCGGCGCTGGTTGGGGATGTGGACCGCACCCAGGACGTGCTCCTGAAGAGCGCGGATCCGGTGGCCCTGGGAGAATGCGGCGATGCGTCGTCGCCCACCGTTCCCAATCCCAGCTACGGCTACGGCCGTCTGGACGTGGCCGCCGCGGTGGAGATGGCCCGACACCCGGCCACGGTGGTGATCACGGTCACCGATCGCTTTGAGACACCCCTACCCGGCCTCCAGGTGATCCTGGAGGATGGCTTTACCGGCGTCCGCTACCGGGCCCAGAGCCAGGCAGATGGCCAGGCCGTGGTGACCCATGTCTACCCGGGGGATTATCGTATTACGGTGGACGCCGGAACTCGCATCTTCCCCATCCAGTGGCTGCGGGTAGAAGCGGATGGCGAACACCATCTCCTGTTGGCTGAGGCCCGCACCTATTTCTTCCCGCTGGTGCTCGTGGGCTCCCTGGAGGTTTGTGAAGCGCCGTGTCCCACTCCGTGA
- the bcp gene encoding thioredoxin-dependent thiol peroxidase, protein MSQLKAGDLAPDFTATTDQGQTVKLSDYRGKRVILYFYPKDDTSGCTTQACSFRDHYPTIEEKNAVVLGVSPDGVASHQNFKTKYNLPFTLLVDEDHAIAEAYGVWGEKSMYGRKYMGVIRSHFVIDEEGRIVDAQYNVKPQESAPKALAAL, encoded by the coding sequence ATGTCCCAACTCAAAGCCGGCGATTTGGCGCCTGATTTTACCGCGACCACCGATCAGGGCCAAACCGTGAAACTGAGCGATTACCGTGGCAAACGGGTGATCCTGTACTTCTACCCCAAGGACGACACCAGCGGCTGTACCACCCAGGCGTGCAGCTTTCGGGATCACTATCCCACCATCGAGGAGAAGAACGCGGTGGTGCTGGGCGTCAGCCCGGATGGCGTCGCCTCCCACCAGAATTTTAAGACCAAGTACAACCTGCCCTTCACCCTTCTGGTGGATGAAGATCACGCCATCGCCGAAGCCTATGGCGTCTGGGGCGAGAAGTCCATGTACGGCCGGAAGTACATGGGCGTGATCCGCAGCCATTTCGTGATCGACGAAGAGGGCCGCATTGTGGATGCCCAGTACAACGTCAAGCCGCAGGAAAGCGCGCCCAAGGCGTTGGCCGCCCTCTGA
- a CDS encoding ArsA family ATPase: protein MRILLYTGKGGVGKTSVSGATALRCAELGYRTAVLSTDPAHSLGDSFETPIGNELTQLAPNLWGQEIDLLNQMDKYWGRVQAYLNALFAWQGMDELVAEEASVLPGMEELASLMQITYLADTGDFDVIVIDAAPTGATLQLLSFPDMARWYIEKIFPFQRKTIQIARPVMRRLSDMPLPDDDVFDSIEELVSYLERMSGLLSDPQVSSVRVVLNPEKMVVKEAQRAYTYLNLYGYSVDSVIANRLFPPSITDQYFDTWKKAQQANMELVRECFHPLPIFEIPFFPQEVAGVEMLQRMATTLFGEKAVRGGDGDPTRHFYMGKPQEIFRQDGYYILSIPLPLVEREEVHLHRSIFDELVIRIGNWKRNIALPYGLAKLEVAGARYEADRLNILFQAEEEEEIPPEALQTTPWQSLKARLRGRSG from the coding sequence ATGCGCATCTTACTGTACACAGGCAAAGGCGGAGTAGGCAAGACCAGCGTCAGCGGCGCCACCGCCCTGCGCTGCGCCGAACTGGGGTATCGGACGGCTGTCCTCAGCACAGACCCGGCCCACAGCCTGGGGGATAGCTTCGAGACCCCCATCGGCAACGAGTTGACCCAGCTGGCCCCCAACCTCTGGGGCCAGGAGATCGACCTCCTCAACCAGATGGACAAGTACTGGGGCCGGGTCCAGGCGTACCTCAACGCCCTGTTCGCCTGGCAGGGGATGGACGAGCTGGTCGCCGAAGAGGCCTCGGTGTTGCCGGGCATGGAGGAGCTGGCCAGCCTGATGCAGATCACCTACCTGGCCGACACAGGCGACTTCGACGTCATTGTCATCGACGCTGCACCCACCGGCGCCACCCTCCAGCTCCTGAGCTTCCCGGACATGGCCCGCTGGTACATCGAAAAGATCTTCCCCTTCCAGCGCAAAACCATCCAGATTGCCCGCCCGGTGATGCGCCGGCTCAGCGACATGCCCCTGCCCGACGACGATGTCTTCGACAGTATCGAAGAGCTGGTCAGTTACCTGGAGCGGATGAGCGGCCTCCTGAGTGACCCCCAGGTCAGCAGCGTGCGGGTGGTTCTCAACCCGGAAAAGATGGTGGTCAAGGAAGCTCAGCGGGCCTACACCTACCTGAATCTCTACGGCTACTCGGTGGACAGCGTCATTGCCAACCGCCTCTTTCCCCCGTCCATCACCGACCAATACTTCGATACCTGGAAGAAAGCCCAACAGGCCAACATGGAACTGGTGCGGGAATGCTTCCACCCCCTGCCCATTTTCGAAATTCCCTTCTTCCCCCAGGAGGTGGCCGGCGTGGAGATGCTCCAGCGCATGGCCACCACCCTCTTCGGCGAGAAGGCCGTCCGGGGTGGCGATGGGGATCCAACCCGGCACTTTTACATGGGCAAGCCCCAGGAAATCTTTCGCCAGGACGGCTACTACATCCTCAGCATCCCGCTTCCCCTGGTCGAGCGGGAGGAGGTCCACCTCCATCGCAGCATTTTTGACGAACTGGTGATCCGCATCGGCAACTGGAAGCGCAATATCGCGCTTCCCTACGGCCTGGCCAAATTGGAGGTGGCCGGTGCCCGCTACGAGGCCGACCGGCTGAACATCCTCTTCCAGGCCGAGGAAGAGGAAGAGATTCCCCCAGAGGCGCTCCAGACCACGCCGTGGCAGAGCCTGAAGGCGCGTCTGCGGGGCCGCAGCGGATAA
- a CDS encoding RNA polymerase sigma factor — translation MLVELIQRAQRDSDPEAFDGLYLLFADRVFRYLLARVGDADLAEEVTSQVFLRLIEKIDMYRIGPRDNVAIFSAWLYRMAYNKLIDVYRQERRLHRVALEKAAHVTTGHLLERVHARLDFEWLLEKLQLLNEQQREVLVLRFVEELSIAETAQVMQKSEGAVKALQHRALETLRRYLQS, via the coding sequence GTGCTCGTCGAACTCATTCAGCGGGCCCAGCGCGACTCCGACCCGGAGGCTTTCGATGGCCTGTATCTGCTGTTCGCCGACCGCGTGTTTCGGTATCTGCTGGCGCGGGTGGGGGATGCCGATCTGGCCGAGGAAGTGACATCCCAGGTTTTCCTGCGCCTGATCGAAAAAATCGACATGTATCGCATCGGCCCCAGGGACAACGTGGCCATCTTCTCGGCCTGGCTCTACCGGATGGCATACAACAAGCTGATCGACGTCTACCGCCAGGAGCGCCGTCTGCACCGGGTAGCCCTGGAGAAGGCGGCCCACGTGACCACCGGCCACCTGTTGGAGCGGGTCCACGCCCGCCTGGACTTCGAATGGCTGCTGGAGAAGCTCCAGCTTTTGAACGAACAGCAGCGAGAGGTGCTGGTACTGCGCTTCGTGGAAGAGCTAAGCATTGCCGAAACGGCGCAGGTGATGCAGAAGAGTGAAGGCGCCGTGAAGGCACTCCAACATCGGGCGCTGGAGACCCTCCGGCGCTACTTACAAAGTTAG
- the dcd gene encoding dCTP deaminase, which yields MSIKPDHWIRRMALEHRMIEPFVDRQVSEGTISYGLSSFGYDIRVADEFRIFTPTTGQLTVVDPKAIDESAMVPYRGDVCIIPPNSFALARTVEYFRIPRNVLTICLGKSTYARCGIIVNVTPFEPEWEGYVTIEISNTTPLPAKIYANEGIAQVIFFEGEPPEISYADRKGKYQGQVGITLPRLKGPR from the coding sequence ATGTCCATCAAACCGGATCATTGGATTCGCCGCATGGCGCTGGAACACCGGATGATCGAACCCTTTGTGGACCGTCAGGTCAGCGAGGGGACCATTTCCTACGGCCTGAGCAGCTTCGGGTATGACATCCGGGTTGCGGACGAGTTTCGCATCTTCACGCCCACCACAGGCCAGTTGACGGTCGTCGATCCCAAGGCCATCGACGAAAGCGCTATGGTCCCCTATCGCGGGGACGTCTGCATCATTCCGCCCAATAGCTTTGCCCTGGCCCGCACGGTGGAATACTTCCGCATCCCCCGCAACGTGCTCACCATCTGCCTGGGCAAGTCCACCTATGCCCGCTGTGGCATCATCGTGAACGTGACCCCATTCGAGCCCGAGTGGGAAGGCTATGTCACCATCGAAATTTCCAATACCACGCCCCTGCCGGCCAAAATCTACGCCAACGAAGGCATCGCCCAGGTGATCTTCTTTGAAGGCGAGCCGCCTGAGATCTCCTATGCCGATCGCAAGGGGAAGTACCAGGGGCAGGTGGGCATCACTTTGCCGCGCCTGAAGGGACCCCGATAG
- a CDS encoding metal ABC transporter permease yields the protein MGWLDWILDPLAYGFMWRGLLAALMVGVLCSVLGTYVILQGMAFFGDALAHAILPGVVIAYLAGWPLALGALVFGVITAVGIGALSHRGQIREDTAIGIIFAGSFALGVALLSTVRSYAVDLAHILFGDVLGVSPTDLWFTFGLGALVLLIVFALYKEILVLAFDPTLAVVLRLPATFLRYLMLVLIAVTIVVSLQTVGVALVLAMLVTPAAAAQLLTRRLPSMMAVAALIGAFSNVTGLYLSYYVNVASGPAMVLVATAIFLLAFTFAPRRGLLWQMARRRRALGTALSSQSS from the coding sequence ATGGGTTGGCTGGACTGGATCCTGGATCCCCTGGCGTATGGTTTCATGTGGCGCGGCCTGCTGGCAGCGCTCATGGTGGGTGTTCTCTGTTCGGTGCTGGGCACCTACGTGATCTTGCAGGGGATGGCCTTTTTCGGAGACGCCCTGGCCCATGCCATCCTGCCGGGCGTGGTCATCGCCTACCTGGCCGGCTGGCCCCTGGCCCTGGGGGCCCTGGTCTTCGGTGTGATCACGGCGGTGGGCATTGGGGCGCTGAGCCACCGGGGGCAGATCCGGGAGGATACGGCCATCGGCATCATCTTTGCGGGCAGTTTTGCCCTGGGGGTAGCCCTGCTTAGCACTGTGCGTAGCTACGCGGTGGACCTGGCCCACATTCTCTTCGGGGATGTGTTGGGCGTTTCACCTACGGACCTCTGGTTCACCTTTGGCCTGGGCGCTCTGGTGTTGTTGATCGTCTTTGCCCTATACAAAGAAATTTTGGTGCTGGCCTTCGACCCCACCCTGGCCGTGGTCTTGCGGCTGCCCGCCACATTCCTGCGCTATCTCATGCTGGTCCTGATCGCGGTCACCATCGTGGTCTCTTTGCAGACGGTGGGGGTGGCCCTGGTGCTGGCCATGCTGGTGACGCCGGCGGCCGCGGCCCAGCTCCTCACCCGCCGCCTGCCCTCCATGATGGCGGTAGCTGCCCTCATTGGGGCCTTTTCCAACGTCACGGGCCTCTACCTGAGCTACTACGTCAACGTGGCTTCCGGGCCGGCCATGGTGCTGGTGGCCACGGCTATTTTCCTCCTGGCCTTCACCTTCGCACCCCGGCGGGGTCTCCTCTGGCAGATGGCGCGCAGGCGGAGAGCCCTTGGTACGGCCCTCTCTTCTCAATCGTCGTGA
- the aztA gene encoding zinc ABC transporter ATP-binding protein AztA: MNGVAEQSTWLPQDQAPLLLELIGVSAHYDGVLALEDVTFQVRRGDRVAIVGPNGAGKSTLFNVIAGILKPAQGQVVMHGSGPNGRLNVGYVPQRNRIDWRFPVTVADVVMMGRVGRIGLLRRPGRRDREAVASALEQVDMAHLAHRQIGELSGGQQQRVFLARALAQEAELLLLDEPFTGLDLPSQEALLEILERLHGQGITMLVATHDLTQAAQFFPQILLLNRRVIAYGTPEQVLTSEMLGQAYGSQMHAVSSHAGELLLADTCCGGGLPPVEKLLGTRERPQRVWPIRTGRD; this comes from the coding sequence ATGAACGGCGTGGCGGAACAGTCTACCTGGCTCCCGCAGGACCAGGCGCCTCTCTTGTTGGAACTGATCGGGGTGAGCGCCCACTATGATGGGGTGTTGGCCCTGGAAGATGTGACCTTTCAGGTGCGGCGCGGGGATCGGGTGGCGATTGTCGGGCCCAACGGCGCCGGCAAGAGCACCCTCTTCAACGTGATCGCCGGTATTTTGAAGCCGGCCCAGGGCCAGGTGGTGATGCACGGCAGCGGGCCCAATGGACGCCTCAACGTGGGCTATGTACCCCAGCGCAACCGCATCGACTGGCGTTTCCCCGTCACCGTGGCCGATGTGGTGATGATGGGACGGGTGGGCCGGATTGGGCTCCTGCGTCGGCCCGGGCGCCGGGACCGAGAGGCAGTGGCCAGCGCCCTGGAACAGGTCGACATGGCCCACCTGGCCCATCGCCAGATCGGCGAGCTCTCCGGCGGCCAGCAGCAGCGGGTCTTCCTGGCCCGGGCCCTGGCCCAGGAGGCAGAGCTTCTGCTCCTGGACGAGCCGTTCACCGGGTTGGACCTGCCCAGCCAGGAGGCCCTGCTGGAGATTCTGGAGCGCCTGCACGGGCAGGGCATCACCATGCTGGTGGCCACCCATGATCTGACCCAGGCGGCCCAGTTTTTCCCCCAGATTTTGCTCCTCAACCGCCGGGTGATTGCCTATGGCACGCCGGAACAGGTGTTAACCTCGGAGATGCTGGGGCAGGCCTACGGCAGCCAGATGCATGCGGTCTCCAGCCATGCCGGCGAACTCTTACTGGCCGATACCTGCTGTGGTGGCGGACTGCCGCCGGTGGAAAAGTTGCTGGGCACCCGGGAACGCCCTCAGCGGGTATGGCCCATCCGAACGGGGAGGGACTGA
- a CDS encoding sugar phosphate isomerase/epimerase family protein: MKNVLIGCGQITWRNVPEAQVLAEIAQAGYAGAPAGPHGGRSAQEALEEFSRHGLKPAPGYLGADFWNKEEEAQILERARAYARFAQAVGCTELYVAPGGFNSYVTRRGLTRMQVAGHVRPEDAMTDAEYEQFAQVLNQVGEITLNEGVYSCFHNHVGSVIETREEIDRLLSMVDPNLIFLGPDTGHLAWGGADVVAFCRDYADRIKTMHIKDINPHVLEEGRRQEWDYMTFVQHGIFTELGQGFVDFPAVFQILEEAGFQGWLIVETDVTQLPTPLESAQVSRAYLRSLGL, encoded by the coding sequence ATGAAAAATGTACTCATCGGATGTGGCCAGATCACCTGGAGAAATGTGCCCGAAGCACAGGTGCTGGCTGAAATTGCCCAGGCCGGTTATGCCGGAGCACCGGCCGGCCCCCACGGCGGCCGATCGGCCCAGGAAGCCCTGGAAGAATTCTCCCGACACGGGCTGAAGCCGGCGCCGGGCTACCTGGGCGCCGACTTCTGGAACAAGGAGGAAGAAGCCCAGATCCTGGAGCGGGCCAGGGCGTACGCCCGGTTTGCCCAGGCAGTGGGCTGTACCGAACTGTACGTAGCGCCGGGCGGATTCAACAGCTACGTCACCCGCCGGGGCCTGACCCGCATGCAGGTCGCGGGGCATGTCCGCCCGGAGGATGCCATGACCGACGCCGAGTATGAGCAATTTGCCCAGGTGCTTAACCAGGTGGGCGAGATCACCCTGAACGAGGGAGTCTACAGCTGCTTTCACAACCACGTGGGCAGCGTCATCGAGACCCGGGAAGAGATCGACCGCCTCCTGTCCATGGTGGATCCCAACCTGATCTTCCTGGGGCCGGACACGGGACACCTGGCGTGGGGCGGCGCGGATGTGGTGGCCTTCTGCCGGGACTACGCCGACCGCATCAAAACCATGCACATCAAAGACATCAATCCCCACGTCCTGGAAGAGGGACGACGCCAGGAGTGGGATTACATGACCTTTGTGCAACATGGCATCTTCACCGAGCTGGGACAGGGCTTTGTGGACTTCCCCGCCGTATTCCAAATCCTGGAAGAGGCCGGCTTCCAGGGCTGGCTGATCGTGGAAACCGACGTCACCCAGCTCCCCACGCCCCTGGAGAGCGCCCAGGTCAGCCGGGCCTACCTGCGCAGCCTGGGGCTGTGA